Within the Thermosynechococcus sichuanensis E542 genome, the region CAAGTCGTGGACATGGCCTTGCACCTGTTCATAGCAGTCTTGGAAAAACTGATGCAATGGATAAAATTCTGCCCCCTCAACCACAAAATGATGCTTTTGGTACTGCAAATACAGGGCTTGAAAACTGGCCAAGAGGCGATTCATTCCCTCACAGACTGGGGTGGTGGTGGCCTTCTCCAGCAACACAACCGTGTCACCCATCTCGCCAAACGCTTGGCGTGGCAATGCACTGGTCGTCATAGCACGATGCTCCTTCGCGGACACTAGCGAGCTAATTTGACTTAGCTCTGACAGCCCGATCCTAAACTACCTTTCTGTACATTTTCAATAATGGAGTGCTTATTGAATGTCCACAAACCCCCAGCTTATTGCAGTTCAGTGGCAACTACGTTGGCCAATCTACCAACGGCTCACTGATTTGGGTGTGCCTTGCGACTATGCTCCCCATCGCCCCCTGATGGTGGAGGTCAACTCTCCCCTAGCCGCATTGCAGGTGTGGTCAGTGGTGCGCCAAATGTCTGCTCCTCGGGAGACTTTGATCCACTGGCTCGAACACTGTTGGCAAGTAAATCTTTCGGGTTCCCTAGGTAGGGGGTAGAATTCGCAACAGTCGTCCATTTTGGGCATCGTCGGTGAGAACGTATAGGTAACCATCAGGGCCTTGGCGCACATCCCGTACCCGCTGACCAATCGGAATACGCCCTCGGCTTTCAACAGCATTATTAGCATTGACTCGAATTTTGCGCACATCTTGGGAGACAAGACCACCAGCAAAGAGGGCACCTTGCCACTGGGGAGCGCGATCGCCCCGATAAACTGCTAGCCCTGAAGGCGCAATGGCCGGTGTCCACACGACCAAAGGATCCACCATCCCCGGCCGGCGGCGCTCTGGGGTAATTTCTGCGCCCCAATACTCACGGCTATAGGTGACCACTGGCCAACCATAGTTTGCACCGCGCTCAATGCGATTGAGTTCATCGCCACCGAGGGAGCCATGCTCCGTTGACCAGACCGTTTCTGTGACGGGATCAACCACGAGTCCTTGGATATTGCGGTGGCCGTAGCTCCAGAGTTCAGGTGTGGCCGTGGCGTCGCCCACAAAGGGATTGTCCTCTGGCACAGTGCCATCGTCCCGCAGGCGAATAATTTTGCCCAAATGGCTACGGCGGTTTTGGGCTTGCTGGCGAATGAATTTACCTTCCAGTTCAAGCGGGGGATTGCCGCCATCGCCAATGGCCATGAGCAATGTGCCGTCGGGGAGCCAAGCCAAGCGGGAGCCAAAATGCTGTCCGCCTGTTTTTGTCTGAGAGACTTCAAAAAGAACTGTCACATCTTCAAGGCGATCGCCCACCAGACGCCCCCGTGCTAAGCGAGTACGATTCGCAGATGCTGTGCCATGGGCATAGGTGAGATACACCCAATTATTTTCAGCAAAGCGGGGGTGAAGGGCGACATCCAATAAGCCCCCTTGACCTTGGGCAAAGACCGGCGGCACGCCAGGAATGGGTGACCCCAAACGCCCTTGGTGAAATCGCCGCAACCGTCCGGGGCGCTCCGTAATCAACGCACTGCCATCCGGCAGCCAAGTCACTGCCCAAGGATGCTCCAACCCTTCGACAACGGTTTCAATGCGTACCGCCAAGGTGGGTGGTGGCTGCGATTCTAAGAGTGGTTCAGAGGTTAATAAAGGTAATGGGGTATCCGACTGGGCAATGGGACTACAGCCTAGGAATACCCCGATCGCTCCCATGAGGGGGAGTAATTTGATAAAAGTGACAAATGGATAACTAGGCAATCGGTGTCACATCTTCAGAACGCTCTGCCCCTTCAGACTCCGGCAAGACCACTGGCAGTTCCAAAGAGACGGCATCAGAAGCAGGAGTCGGGGCATGATTGTACTGCCGCCGTTGCCAAAGGGTCACCCCCACTGCCGCTGCTGTTATCGTACCCGCACCCAGCCCAAGGGCGATCGGCAGCTTGCTGCTATCGAAGAATGAGGGATTACTCAGACTTTGACTCAACCCTTTGGCATAGGCACAGGCTTGGGCAGAACTGGGTTGCGGCATTGCCACAAGGGTGGCAGACAGACCAACAGTCAGGGCAATGAGGGGACGCAACATAAACGACTCCTTAACGAATGTATTCTTTGAGGACACTGTTGCGGTTGGGATGGCGCAGTTTCCGCAGAGCTTTGGCCTCAATTTGGCGAATGCGCTCACGGGTCACGTTAAAGAGTTGACCAATTTCCTCCAACGTTTTCATGCGACCATCGTCCAAGCCATACCGCAGTTTTAACACATCTCGCTCGCGAGGGCTAAGGGTACACAATACGGTCTCTAAATCTTCGCGCAGCAGGTGCTTGGACACTTGATCTTCGGGGGTTTCACCCTCGGATTCAATGAAGTCCCCCAGACGGGAATCCTCTTCTTTGCCAATGGGGGTTTCTAGGGAGATGGGCAGTTGTGCTGATTTGGCAATGAAGCGCAGTTTTTCAATTGTCATTTCCATGCGATCGGCAATTTCTTCTTCGGTGGGTTTGCGCCCCATTTCCTGTGAGAGGAGCTTGGTGGTTTTCTTAATGCGGGAGATTGTTTCGTACAGGTGCACCGGCAGACGAATGGTGCGGGATTGATCAGCAATGGCGCGGGTAATGGCTTGACGAATCCACCATGTGGCATAGGTGGAGAATTTATAGCCCTTTTCGTGATCAAATTTTTCGGCAGCACGGATTAGCCCTAGGCTGCCCTCTTGAATCAAGTCCTGAAAGGATAGCCCCCGGTTCATGTACTTTTTGGCGATCGACACCACCAGTCGCAGGTTCGACTGCACCATTTTCTCCTTGGCTTTGCGACCGACAAAGAGACGATGGCGAAAGGCCTGTACCGTCATCCCCAGTTCCTTGGCCCAAGGCTCAGGATTGCGCTCAAGCTCCTCAGGGGTACAGCCCAGTTTTTCACATAGGCGATCGCGCACTCGCTCCATTTCTAGGAGATCGGCAATTTTACGAGCCAGTTCAATTTCCTCGTCGGCACGTAACAGGCGAATGCGGCCAATTTCTTGCAAATAAAGGCGAATTGAGTCCTCGGTGTAATGTTTCTTCTTCACCTGTGTCCGTCGTCGGCTGGCACGACCTTTTGTGGGCTTGCCGTCAAGATCATCGCTGACCTCCTCAAAGTCTTCGCTCTCCTCTTCCTCGATTTCTACGGCATCAAGGCCATAGTCACTGAGTAGAGCCACCTCATCTTCAAGGGGGGCTGTTGCGGGGTCGTAAACGTCAAGTACATTCGCTTGGGTCATGCCGTTGTCCTCGTAAAATCTCCCTAAATGTGTGTTTTCAGTGTGTTGTCGGCAACCGTTGCCTTTGGTGACGCTAGAATCGTCAGCCACATTTCCATCATGGAATGCAGCTAAGGAAAGCGGTTGGACGGGGGCATAGGCTCTAGATTCCACATCTTCAGGATCTCTGCCGCTGGATCATCTTGAAAAATTTCCTGTGTGACCCACGGGGTCAGGGAGCAGGCAGTAGTGAGCGGTTGAGACTGTGCAGGAATCTTTTGAGTAATTTTAACTAAAACCTCATTGATTGTAGCCTTTCTAACAGAAATCGCCCACAGCAAAGGGATAAATTTTTCGGGAATTCAGGGCTAGCGATCGCTCGCGTCAACAACCGCTAACAAATTCTAATTTACTATTTGCGGATAAAAATTTTACCCTTGCCTAGGGCAATTTCTTGCTTCTAGCCTAGCTAATTTATCTCCGTTTTACCGTGCCTGTTACTTTTGATCACGAAACGCCCGAATCGTGGCTTGCAGTGCCTGAGTGCCCCTGACATCATTGCTGTAGTAGAACCGCAGGGGAATCACCCGCCCATTCTGCAATTCCAGAGCCAAACGAGCCAATAGTCTGCCCTTCTTACCACGGGAGAGCTGTACGACGACATCCTTGAGGTCATGCCAAGGGAAGGTTTTCTTTTCTGTCCTGAGAAGACTACTATATTGCAGCGATACCACGCCTGCACTTTTATCAAAAACCAGCACCAGCACCTTGGCACCGATAAAGATTAGGGGTAACCCTAGTCCCCAGCCAACA harbors:
- a CDS encoding PQQ-dependent sugar dehydrogenase — its product is MGAIGVFLGCSPIAQSDTPLPLLTSEPLLESQPPPTLAVRIETVVEGLEHPWAVTWLPDGSALITERPGRLRRFHQGRLGSPIPGVPPVFAQGQGGLLDVALHPRFAENNWVYLTYAHGTASANRTRLARGRLVGDRLEDVTVLFEVSQTKTGGQHFGSRLAWLPDGTLLMAIGDGGNPPLELEGKFIRQQAQNRRSHLGKIIRLRDDGTVPEDNPFVGDATATPELWSYGHRNIQGLVVDPVTETVWSTEHGSLGGDELNRIERGANYGWPVVTYSREYWGAEITPERRRPGMVDPLVVWTPAIAPSGLAVYRGDRAPQWQGALFAGGLVSQDVRKIRVNANNAVESRGRIPIGQRVRDVRQGPDGYLYVLTDDAQNGRLLRILPPT
- a CDS encoding Asr1405/Asl0597 family protein translates to MSTNPQLIAVQWQLRWPIYQRLTDLGVPCDYAPHRPLMVEVNSPLAALQVWSVVRQMSAPRETLIHWLEHCWQVNLSGSLGRG
- the rpoD gene encoding RNA polymerase sigma factor RpoD, whose amino-acid sequence is MTQANVLDVYDPATAPLEDEVALLSDYGLDAVEIEEEESEDFEEVSDDLDGKPTKGRASRRRTQVKKKHYTEDSIRLYLQEIGRIRLLRADEEIELARKIADLLEMERVRDRLCEKLGCTPEELERNPEPWAKELGMTVQAFRHRLFVGRKAKEKMVQSNLRLVVSIAKKYMNRGLSFQDLIQEGSLGLIRAAEKFDHEKGYKFSTYATWWIRQAITRAIADQSRTIRLPVHLYETISRIKKTTKLLSQEMGRKPTEEEIADRMEMTIEKLRFIAKSAQLPISLETPIGKEEDSRLGDFIESEGETPEDQVSKHLLREDLETVLCTLSPRERDVLKLRYGLDDGRMKTLEEIGQLFNVTRERIRQIEAKALRKLRHPNRNSVLKEYIR